The Nitrospirales bacterium genome includes a window with the following:
- the panC gene encoding pantoate--beta-alanine ligase, with amino-acid sequence MKILRSVNALRRWRKQRHVEDALLGFVPTMGALHAGHRSLMKRARRSCQNVVVSIFVNPLQFSPTEDLDEYPRPRRADIAICRNERIDAVFIPKRQDLYSSDFQTFVTVNHLGQRWEGAQRNTHFQGVTTVVTKLFHLVKPDCAYFGQKDYQQLCIVRRMVEDLNHDVQIVRCPTIREADGLALSSRNKYLSEHARQRAPLLYQALQAGKSAIQRGAASVSRIEALMRRVVEDESHAKVDYLAVCHADTLEPLKHAQGKMVLLGAIRLGKVRLLDNLLVQISR; translated from the coding sequence ATGAAAATACTCCGGTCAGTCAACGCTCTTCGTCGATGGCGGAAACAACGCCATGTGGAGGACGCGCTTCTTGGTTTTGTCCCAACGATGGGGGCATTGCATGCAGGGCACCGGTCTCTTATGAAGCGAGCCAGACGTTCGTGCCAGAATGTGGTGGTCAGTATCTTCGTCAATCCATTGCAATTCAGTCCGACGGAAGATCTGGATGAGTATCCCCGTCCTCGACGAGCGGACATCGCCATATGTCGGAACGAGAGGATAGACGCCGTCTTTATTCCCAAGCGCCAAGACCTCTATTCATCGGATTTTCAAACATTCGTCACGGTCAATCATTTGGGGCAACGCTGGGAAGGCGCTCAACGCAACACGCATTTCCAAGGGGTCACGACCGTGGTGACAAAGCTGTTTCATCTGGTGAAACCGGATTGTGCCTACTTCGGTCAAAAAGATTATCAACAACTCTGTATTGTCCGGCGTATGGTCGAAGATTTGAACCACGATGTGCAAATTGTGCGTTGTCCCACAATACGCGAAGCGGACGGATTAGCCCTAAGTTCTCGGAATAAATACTTGTCGGAACACGCACGTCAACGGGCTCCCCTTCTCTACCAGGCTCTTCAGGCAGGGAAGTCGGCGATTCAACGAGGTGCGGCGTCCGTTTCCCGGATTGAGGCACTCATGAGGAGGGTGGTCGAGGACGAGTCGCATGCCAAGGTCGATTATTTAGCCGTGTGCCATGCTGACACCCTTGAACCGCTCAAGCATGCGCAAGGAAAGATGGTCTTGCTTGGAGCTATTCGCCTTGGAAAGGTGCGATTGCTTGATAACCTGCTCGTCCAGATCTCCAGATAA
- the folK gene encoding 2-amino-4-hydroxy-6-hydroxymethyldihydropteridine diphosphokinase, producing METAFIGFGSNVGDRQEFCDRAIALMGLLPQSQLVGVSSYYETQPVDSEGRLGQTWFYNGVVTVETGLSVQRLFEICQETERALGRDQENRNGPRTMDLDILFYGRKIIDEPGLTIPHPRLHLRRFVLEPLVEIDPEWNHPLLNQSTLDLLRAVDDSSDVRRLDLVPGSRYGNRPSCVSPPPRTA from the coding sequence ATGGAAACGGCGTTCATTGGATTTGGCTCTAACGTCGGCGATCGACAAGAGTTTTGCGATCGGGCCATCGCGCTCATGGGATTGCTACCACAGTCTCAGTTAGTCGGCGTGTCGTCATACTACGAAACGCAACCGGTAGATTCGGAAGGTCGGCTGGGCCAAACCTGGTTTTACAATGGCGTGGTGACAGTCGAGACTGGGCTTTCTGTTCAGAGGCTCTTCGAAATTTGCCAGGAGACCGAAAGAGCGCTCGGGCGTGATCAAGAGAACCGGAACGGTCCACGGACCATGGATCTAGATATTCTGTTTTATGGTCGGAAGATAATCGATGAACCAGGCCTCACGATTCCTCATCCACGACTTCATCTCCGCCGATTCGTGTTGGAACCGTTAGTCGAAATCGACCCAGAGTGGAATCATCCACTTCTCAATCAATCAACGCTGGATCTTCTCCGCGCAGTCGATGATTCGTCGGATGTTCGGCGTTTAGACCTGGTTCCCGGCTCACGTTATGGGAATCGCCCGTCTTGCGTTTCTCCCCCTCCGCGTACGGCATGA
- a CDS encoding LL-diaminopimelate aminotransferase produces MGGFPITYADRIRTLPPYLFAAIDEMKRRAIERGMDIINLGIGDPDLPTPAPIIERLKQAAEDPKHHQYPSYDGMISFRTAVAGWYKQRFGVNADPKSEIVTLIGSKEGIGHVPMAFINPGDVVLIPSPGYPVYPVATSFAGGIAHIMPLVKQNGFLPDLDAIPKDVARKAKMMFLNSPNNPTSVVYEKGFFRRVVEFAQEHHIIVCHDAAYTEIYYDGKRPPSFLEAEGAMDVGIEFHSLSKTFNMTGWRIGFAVGNKDVIAGLGKVKTNIDSGVFQAIQEAGITALESDDQLTDGLRKIYQERRDVLVPGLQRLGLTLNNPAAAFYVWIEVPKGFTSASFTAHLIEKAGIVTTPGNGFGDPGEGYIRMTVTTPKERLAEAVDRMQKIGW; encoded by the coding sequence ATGGGCGGATTTCCTATCACGTACGCCGATCGTATTCGAACCTTACCGCCGTACTTATTCGCGGCGATTGATGAGATGAAACGACGGGCGATTGAAAGGGGGATGGATATCATCAATTTGGGCATAGGGGATCCCGATTTGCCGACGCCGGCTCCGATTATCGAGCGCCTTAAACAAGCTGCAGAAGACCCCAAACACCATCAATATCCTTCCTACGACGGCATGATATCGTTTCGTACAGCTGTTGCCGGCTGGTACAAGCAGCGATTTGGGGTGAATGCTGATCCAAAGTCTGAAATCGTCACTTTGATCGGGTCAAAAGAAGGGATTGGCCATGTTCCCATGGCGTTCATCAATCCTGGAGATGTCGTCTTAATTCCCAGCCCAGGGTATCCAGTGTATCCAGTGGCCACGAGTTTTGCCGGAGGCATTGCCCACATCATGCCACTCGTGAAGCAGAATGGATTTCTCCCGGATTTGGATGCGATTCCCAAGGACGTGGCCCGAAAGGCCAAAATGATGTTTTTAAATTCTCCGAATAATCCGACGTCCGTCGTGTACGAGAAAGGCTTCTTTCGACGTGTTGTGGAGTTTGCCCAGGAGCATCACATCATTGTCTGCCATGATGCGGCCTACACGGAGATTTATTATGATGGGAAACGGCCGCCCAGCTTTCTCGAAGCCGAAGGCGCGATGGATGTGGGTATCGAATTTCATTCATTGTCGAAGACCTTTAATATGACTGGATGGCGAATCGGGTTTGCGGTCGGAAACAAAGATGTCATCGCCGGCCTAGGGAAAGTTAAAACCAATATTGACTCAGGGGTTTTCCAGGCGATTCAGGAGGCTGGTATTACGGCTCTAGAATCTGATGACCAACTGACTGACGGCCTTCGAAAGATTTATCAGGAGCGACGTGATGTTCTCGTCCCAGGCCTACAACGTCTTGGATTGACTCTCAATAATCCTGCGGCGGCGTTTTATGTGTGGATTGAGGTCCCGAAAGGGTTCACATCGGCCTCATTTACCGCTCATTTAATCGAAAAGGCTGGTATCGTAACGACTCCGGGTAACGGGTTTGGAGATCCTGGTGAAGGGTATATTCGTATGACGGTGACCACGCCGAAAGAACGGCTGGCGGAAGCCGTCGATCGGATGCAGAAGATAGGCTGGTAA
- a CDS encoding type 1 glutamine amidotransferase, whose protein sequence is MKTAHCLMHVPFEGPGVFQASLERQGYQVLRQLVPEHGLPPELGDFLLLMGGPMSVNDSDPWLSEELVYVQAALSKNIPIVGVCLGSQLLTQAMGNPVTPRDHFEIGMMPIILSEEGQEDPVFKTMPRKFDVFQWHGEGFELPPNTVHLAGSERDPVQAYRYGTSVYALLFHLELDATGVQELCQQCPDDVTRSGLSPEAIMSRALPAFPQLHACADRLITHLTSASL, encoded by the coding sequence ATGAAGACCGCACATTGTCTCATGCATGTGCCCTTTGAAGGTCCTGGAGTCTTTCAGGCTTCGCTGGAGCGGCAGGGCTATCAAGTCTTACGGCAACTTGTTCCAGAACACGGGCTTCCTCCCGAGCTGGGTGACTTTTTATTGCTCATGGGCGGGCCCATGTCGGTGAATGATTCAGATCCATGGTTGTCAGAAGAGCTCGTGTACGTACAAGCGGCTCTGTCAAAAAATATTCCAATCGTGGGTGTATGTTTGGGGTCGCAATTGCTGACACAGGCAATGGGCAATCCCGTCACGCCTCGTGACCATTTTGAGATTGGCATGATGCCGATCATATTGAGTGAAGAAGGGCAAGAAGACCCTGTCTTCAAGACGATGCCTCGGAAATTTGATGTATTCCAATGGCACGGAGAAGGATTTGAGCTTCCTCCTAACACGGTACATCTTGCTGGATCCGAACGCGATCCCGTGCAGGCATATCGCTATGGCACCAGCGTCTATGCGTTGTTATTTCACCTTGAGCTGGATGCGACGGGTGTCCAGGAACTCTGTCAACAATGTCCAGACGATGTGACGCGCAGCGGTCTTTCTCCAGAAGCGATAATGTCACGCGCCCTGCCAGCATTTCCTCAACTGCATGCCTGCGCCGATCGATTGATCACACACTTAACGTCAGCGTCTCTTTAA
- a CDS encoding methyltransferase domain-containing protein, which yields MKASLGGYMDLDKVEKVYTNYAGMYDQTFGRVFQQSRESAVRGLPIQPGDRVLEVGIGTGEALPLYPNYCEILGIDFSEGMLEKAKERIQTHRLTNVSLRRMDAAHMDLESDSFDIVMAAYVVTAVPDYRRVVREMIRVCKPGGRIVMLNHFSNGNKVIAAVEKMISPLCKHIGFRTDLSLNTVLEGTTLVVERKKKVNPLRFWHLVECVNQKNGHAMPAVSVK from the coding sequence GTGAAAGCGTCTCTTGGAGGGTATATGGACCTCGACAAAGTTGAAAAGGTGTATACAAATTATGCCGGTATGTATGACCAAACCTTTGGCCGTGTCTTTCAGCAATCACGAGAGTCGGCCGTCCGAGGATTACCGATCCAGCCAGGGGACCGGGTCTTGGAAGTTGGAATCGGGACCGGAGAGGCGCTTCCCTTGTACCCAAATTATTGTGAAATTCTTGGTATAGATTTTTCGGAAGGGATGTTAGAGAAAGCTAAAGAACGGATTCAAACCCATCGCCTCACGAATGTAAGCTTGCGACGAATGGATGCGGCTCATATGGACCTTGAGAGTGATTCGTTCGACATCGTCATGGCGGCATATGTCGTCACGGCCGTTCCGGATTATCGGAGAGTTGTGCGAGAGATGATCCGCGTCTGTAAGCCTGGCGGTCGCATTGTGATGCTGAATCACTTCAGCAATGGCAACAAAGTCATCGCCGCGGTTGAAAAAATGATCTCCCCACTCTGTAAACACATTGGATTTCGAACCGACTTATCCCTCAATACCGTCTTAGAAGGGACCACCCTTGTCGTAGAAAGAAAAAAGAAAGTAAACCCTCTTCGCTTTTGGCATCTGGTGGAATGCGTCAATCAAAAAAATGGCCATGCAATGCCGGCTGTCTCCGTCAAGTGA
- a CDS encoding ABC transporter ATP-binding protein/permease, whose translation MATFSRFLPFLRPYLFKMAVSALLVMGVAALNLLLIRYAGNLWDLITVQRDLAQLTSAVWVFLGLMVGQSLMSMAQSYLTSQVAQRIVADFRVRLFSHVQQLSLNFFSKRRTGEIVSRLMNDVGVIQSMLTETPIDSVKHLVTVVGGVGFLVMMNWRLCGLILLLLPLLALVARLFGRRLKSLSVQIQDRTAELTTLIEEVISGIRIVKSFVQTPREEQRFRAASDELVATTLRRTAILAVFIPVITLLTFSMAIAVLWYGGKQVIEGTMTPGDLFAFVLFAGILIGPFGSVARVFAQFKETQGAMTRVFEILDAQPEIRDSPDMNVLPKIQGHIQFDRVEFAYDPRQRVLSDVSFEIQPGERVAFVGPTGAGKTTIINLLHRFYDPIDGRISIDGHDLRTCRLDSFYRQIALVPQETVLFGDTIFENIRYGRRDASKEEVYAASLGANAHEFILSLPDGYETLVGEKGVNLSGGQRQRIAIARAFLKNPRILIMDEATSALDSQSETLVQAALDKLMEGRTTVIIAHRLTTIQSADRIFVLNHGQIVEQGRHAALLEFRGLYHHLYTLKMAEWEKGAEEASPEI comes from the coding sequence ATGGCCACTTTCTCTCGATTTCTCCCTTTCCTCCGCCCGTACCTTTTTAAGATGGCCGTTTCCGCCTTGCTGGTGATGGGGGTTGCCGCACTGAATCTCCTGTTAATTCGCTATGCCGGAAACCTGTGGGATCTCATCACCGTTCAACGGGATCTGGCGCAGCTCACTTCGGCGGTCTGGGTCTTTTTAGGGCTCATGGTTGGGCAGAGTTTGATGTCGATGGCGCAGAGTTATTTAACGTCACAGGTCGCACAGAGGATTGTGGCTGATTTTCGAGTGCGACTGTTCAGCCATGTCCAGCAGTTATCACTCAATTTTTTTTCGAAAAGACGTACGGGAGAGATCGTTTCGCGGCTCATGAACGACGTGGGAGTCATTCAGTCCATGTTGACGGAAACCCCTATCGATTCCGTCAAACATCTTGTGACCGTGGTTGGTGGAGTCGGGTTTCTCGTGATGATGAATTGGCGTCTGTGTGGCCTGATTCTATTGCTGTTGCCGCTGTTGGCGCTCGTGGCTCGTCTTTTCGGCCGTCGTTTGAAATCACTCTCCGTCCAGATTCAAGATCGTACGGCTGAGCTAACGACCCTTATAGAAGAGGTGATTTCGGGTATACGTATCGTCAAGTCTTTTGTGCAAACGCCTCGGGAAGAGCAGCGATTTCGGGCTGCTTCCGATGAGCTCGTGGCCACCACGTTACGACGAACAGCCATTTTGGCGGTCTTCATTCCGGTAATTACCCTCCTCACATTTTCGATGGCGATCGCAGTCCTCTGGTATGGAGGAAAGCAGGTCATCGAAGGAACGATGACACCGGGAGATCTCTTTGCCTTCGTCCTGTTTGCCGGCATCCTCATCGGTCCGTTCGGCTCCGTGGCCCGAGTGTTCGCGCAGTTTAAGGAAACGCAAGGCGCCATGACCAGAGTCTTTGAGATTCTTGATGCCCAGCCGGAAATTCGTGATTCACCGGATATGAACGTTCTTCCCAAAATTCAGGGCCACATACAATTTGATCGCGTCGAGTTTGCCTATGATCCAAGGCAGCGGGTGTTGTCTGATGTGTCATTCGAGATTCAACCCGGGGAACGTGTGGCTTTTGTCGGGCCGACGGGTGCGGGGAAAACTACGATTATCAATCTACTCCACCGATTTTATGATCCTATAGATGGACGTATCTCTATCGATGGCCATGACCTACGAACATGTCGATTGGATAGCTTCTACCGGCAAATCGCGTTGGTTCCCCAGGAGACCGTGTTGTTCGGCGACACGATTTTCGAAAATATTCGTTATGGCCGTCGTGACGCGAGCAAGGAAGAGGTCTATGCCGCAAGTCTCGGCGCCAATGCGCATGAGTTCATCCTTTCTCTGCCGGACGGGTATGAAACACTCGTCGGAGAAAAAGGCGTGAACCTGTCCGGTGGTCAACGACAACGTATAGCTATTGCTCGAGCATTCCTGAAAAATCCGAGGATTTTAATCATGGATGAAGCCACGTCGGCCCTCGATAGTCAATCAGAGACGCTTGTCCAAGCCGCTCTGGATAAACTTATGGAGGGAAGAACGACGGTGATCATCGCGCATCGCCTGACGACGATTCAATCAGCTGACCGGATCTTCGTGTTGAATCACGGACAGATCGTTGAGCAAGGCCGGCACGCCGCGTTACTCGAGTTTCGGGGACTCTATCACCATCTCTATACGTTGAAAATGGCAGAATGGGAAAAGGGAGCTGAAGAGGCCAGCCCAGAAATATGA
- a CDS encoding AURKAIP1/COX24 domain-containing protein produces MASVVKKRRKKMRKHKHKKLRRRMKFARRRN; encoded by the coding sequence ATGGCAAGCGTCGTCAAAAAGCGGAGAAAAAAAATGCGAAAACATAAGCATAAGAAACTCCGTCGTCGAATGAAATTTGCGCGTCGTCGGAATTAA
- the nadB gene encoding L-aspartate oxidase, giving the protein MALAHTPQVTQIIETDFLVIGSGVAGIRAALELCHHGRVLMVAKGGPQENSTLFAQGGVAVALSEEDHVDLHFTDTMKAGHQLCRKPATKALVQEGPARIEELLEWGAKFDKVKGKLAFAHEGAHSRRRILRAGGDAIGCEMVRVLTTHARLQPNIQWIGNQFSIDLVVLDGRCCGAVILEEQTGQLKVILAASTVLTTGGAGQAYARTTNPISATGDGMAMALRAGAALEDMEFVQFHPTALYLPSSPPFLLSEAMRGEGGRLRNNKREFFMKRYHKDKELAPRDIVARAIWSEMQATKARHVYLDITHLSAGFIKKRFPTIYTTCLRYDIDITEEWIPVSPSAHYWMGGVHTDLNGATTLPGLFAAGEVACSGVHGANRLASNSLLEGLVFGLRAAQAAVTFATRSSSSHPSIREFRLKHRSPSRPVKDAEKLRNSLRRLMWTKVGLIRHGDVLRQAVRQLKQWEQTLEQSPLTRTNMETRNLITVGRCTTEAALWRKNSVGAHFRSDFPIYKGLNWKVHSRSHRPGKAKHFPLRLK; this is encoded by the coding sequence ATGGCCCTCGCTCACACACCGCAAGTCACGCAAATCATCGAGACGGACTTCCTCGTCATCGGAAGCGGAGTCGCGGGAATTCGGGCAGCCTTAGAACTGTGTCATCATGGCCGAGTTCTCATGGTGGCCAAAGGCGGCCCACAAGAAAACAGTACACTCTTCGCGCAAGGCGGCGTCGCCGTGGCGTTAAGCGAGGAAGACCACGTCGATCTTCATTTTACGGACACGATGAAGGCCGGGCACCAGCTTTGCCGTAAGCCTGCGACTAAAGCCCTTGTTCAGGAAGGACCAGCCCGTATCGAAGAACTCCTTGAATGGGGGGCTAAATTCGACAAAGTAAAAGGCAAACTGGCTTTTGCTCATGAAGGCGCTCATAGCCGGCGTCGGATTTTACGCGCGGGAGGCGATGCAATCGGATGCGAGATGGTCAGGGTGCTCACGACTCATGCCCGGCTCCAACCGAACATTCAGTGGATCGGCAATCAATTCAGTATCGACCTCGTCGTGCTTGACGGTCGGTGTTGTGGTGCTGTCATCCTCGAAGAGCAGACTGGTCAGCTAAAAGTCATCCTTGCGGCCTCGACTGTTCTGACGACTGGAGGGGCCGGACAGGCCTATGCTCGCACAACTAACCCGATCAGCGCCACCGGCGACGGCATGGCGATGGCTCTAAGAGCCGGGGCAGCACTCGAAGACATGGAATTTGTCCAATTTCATCCTACCGCGCTGTATTTACCCTCGAGTCCTCCCTTCCTCCTTTCAGAAGCCATGCGAGGAGAAGGTGGCCGGCTGAGGAACAACAAGCGGGAGTTTTTCATGAAACGGTATCACAAGGACAAAGAACTCGCTCCACGTGATATCGTCGCCAGGGCCATCTGGTCCGAAATGCAAGCCACGAAGGCCCGGCATGTCTATCTCGACATCACGCATCTCAGCGCAGGGTTTATCAAAAAACGTTTTCCGACTATTTACACCACCTGCCTTCGGTACGATATCGATATTACCGAAGAATGGATTCCTGTCTCACCCAGCGCGCATTACTGGATGGGAGGGGTACACACCGACCTCAACGGGGCGACGACCTTACCAGGGCTGTTTGCAGCTGGTGAAGTGGCGTGCAGTGGCGTACATGGCGCAAACCGCCTGGCCAGCAATTCTCTCCTCGAAGGATTGGTATTTGGTCTGCGCGCGGCACAGGCCGCGGTTACATTCGCCACACGCTCCTCGTCCTCGCACCCCTCTATTCGTGAATTCCGGCTCAAGCACAGATCACCGTCGAGACCGGTCAAAGATGCAGAAAAACTTCGAAATTCCCTTCGTCGCTTAATGTGGACCAAGGTAGGACTAATTCGTCATGGGGACGTCCTTCGTCAGGCAGTCCGGCAACTCAAACAGTGGGAACAAACACTGGAACAATCCCCCCTAACGCGGACGAACATGGAAACACGGAATCTGATCACAGTTGGGCGATGCACGACAGAAGCCGCATTATGGAGAAAAAATAGTGTCGGGGCACATTTCAGGTCAGATTTTCCAATCTATAAAGGCCTTAACTGGAAAGTTCATAGTCGCTCTCATCGTCCAGGAAAGGCTAAACACTTTCCCTTACGATTGAAGTAG
- a CDS encoding aminotransferase class IV translates to MKPVPPEWIYVNDRFVPRAHAVISVFDHGFLYGDGVFETLRAYDGKFFQLEAHIDRLRESCERIGLALPFPQRRWPELLAEILSRNELSDALVRVTISRGVGEIGLDPELCPRPTVVMMARMVRSDTRTWRERGVRLTLVKTRRNPTAAQPPAVKALSFLNNILAKHEADQAGGFDAIMLNMDGFVTECTTSNIFFVHQKRLHTPSVECGILRGVTRDVVLSLARENGMSVQEGIFSPEQLLHAEECFITNTGLEVMPVSEIQNCSIGTGFPGVWTMKIHELFQANLSRFLDRE, encoded by the coding sequence ATGAAGCCTGTACCTCCTGAATGGATTTATGTAAACGATCGGTTCGTGCCTCGCGCTCACGCCGTGATCTCGGTATTCGATCATGGTTTCTTGTATGGTGACGGCGTGTTTGAAACGTTGCGCGCCTATGACGGAAAGTTTTTTCAACTTGAAGCGCATATCGATCGCCTGCGCGAGTCTTGCGAGCGCATCGGGTTGGCGTTGCCGTTCCCTCAACGTCGATGGCCTGAGCTTTTGGCAGAGATATTGTCGCGGAATGAGTTGTCAGACGCATTGGTTCGGGTCACGATTTCCCGAGGGGTCGGGGAAATCGGATTGGACCCAGAGTTATGTCCACGCCCGACGGTTGTGATGATGGCGCGAATGGTAAGATCGGATACACGTACATGGCGTGAGCGTGGGGTCAGATTGACTCTGGTGAAGACCCGACGGAATCCTACTGCTGCGCAACCTCCCGCCGTCAAGGCCCTCAGCTTTTTGAATAATATTCTCGCTAAACATGAGGCGGATCAGGCTGGCGGCTTCGATGCCATCATGTTGAATATGGATGGATTCGTGACAGAATGCACGACGAGCAATATCTTTTTTGTTCATCAGAAACGACTGCATACGCCTTCCGTTGAATGTGGGATTCTTCGTGGGGTGACCCGCGATGTGGTATTGTCCTTAGCACGAGAAAACGGAATGAGTGTCCAGGAGGGAATTTTTAGTCCTGAGCAGCTTTTGCATGCAGAGGAATGTTTTATTACCAATACTGGACTGGAAGTCATGCCGGTATCAGAGATCCAAAATTGCTCCATTGGAACAGGCTTCCCAGGCGTGTGGACCATGAAAATTCATGAATTATTCCAGGCAAATCTCAGTCGTTTTCTCGATAGGGAATAG
- a CDS encoding anthranilate synthase component I family protein, which produces MSSSSAWSTRRFLHATSAEPLSLSVPLPCESPFELYVRLTGCSPPSFLLESGGENPAIARYSIIGCDPYRTFSAKENRYEVWNKDGTISGKGDTFSALTEFFTISPYKRSPHLPPFLGGAVGFLSYDMVRGFECLPSEAVDDLDVPDMWFMFVELAAVLDHVDQALHFIFSPDPRRWLGESRDQLVREGKSRILEWQERLQSVVESVDLSLDRRAGVPRIQSQQSRKDYVHRVRECQDFIAAGDIYQANLSHRFSVDLTRQKPFSPHVQGAQWYQKIREVNPSPFSGLFLFEDYALVSNSPERLVRSEGQRVDIRPIAGTRPRGSTLTEDRRFIEELLASPKERAEHLMLVDLARNDLGRVCRYGTIAADQFMRVERYSHVSHLVSNVAGLLREGLTAFDVLRASFPGGTITGVPKVHCMEIIERLEPVRRGVYTGSLGYISWSGDMDMNILIRTLLLTKERGYLQVGAGIVADSNPDQEYDETVHKAQAFFQAFTQKDAG; this is translated from the coding sequence ATGTCATCGTCGAGTGCCTGGTCAACCAGGAGGTTCCTGCATGCCACCTCTGCAGAACCCTTAAGTCTTTCTGTCCCCTTACCCTGTGAATCCCCCTTTGAGCTTTACGTACGATTAACTGGATGTTCGCCTCCGTCTTTTTTATTGGAGAGTGGGGGAGAGAACCCGGCCATCGCTCGCTATTCGATCATCGGATGCGATCCCTACCGAACATTCTCAGCCAAAGAAAATCGGTATGAAGTGTGGAATAAAGATGGAACGATTTCTGGAAAGGGGGATACCTTTTCAGCCTTGACGGAGTTTTTCACGATATCGCCGTACAAACGGTCGCCACATCTCCCGCCATTTCTCGGCGGAGCCGTCGGATTTCTGAGTTATGACATGGTGCGTGGATTTGAGTGCTTGCCAAGTGAGGCGGTTGATGATCTTGATGTTCCTGATATGTGGTTTATGTTCGTGGAGCTCGCGGCTGTGCTCGACCATGTCGACCAAGCTCTTCATTTTATTTTTTCACCTGATCCCAGACGATGGCTCGGCGAGTCAAGAGATCAGCTCGTCAGAGAGGGAAAGTCCCGAATTCTGGAATGGCAAGAACGATTGCAGAGTGTTGTCGAATCTGTTGATCTGTCGCTAGATCGCCGGGCCGGAGTGCCCCGTATTCAAAGCCAGCAATCACGAAAAGACTATGTGCATCGAGTGCGAGAATGTCAGGATTTTATCGCTGCGGGGGATATTTATCAGGCCAATCTCTCTCATCGTTTTTCTGTCGATCTCACTCGACAAAAACCGTTTTCGCCACATGTTCAGGGTGCGCAGTGGTATCAGAAAATTCGTGAGGTCAATCCCTCGCCGTTTTCTGGACTGTTCTTGTTCGAGGACTACGCATTGGTCTCGAATTCTCCTGAACGCCTTGTTCGGTCGGAAGGGCAGCGCGTCGATATCCGGCCGATCGCTGGCACGCGACCACGTGGCTCGACTCTCACGGAGGATCGGCGATTCATCGAAGAGTTATTGGCAAGTCCGAAAGAACGTGCGGAGCATCTCATGCTTGTTGATCTCGCGCGCAATGATCTTGGTCGGGTATGCCGGTATGGCACCATCGCAGCGGATCAATTCATGAGGGTTGAACGGTATTCCCATGTCTCTCATCTTGTCTCAAATGTTGCTGGCCTCCTCCGAGAGGGGCTGACGGCTTTTGATGTCCTTCGGGCATCTTTTCCGGGCGGAACGATCACAGGAGTTCCCAAGGTTCATTGTATGGAGATCATCGAACGGTTAGAACCCGTTCGACGTGGCGTCTATACCGGTTCTCTCGGGTATATCAGCTGGTCTGGAGATATGGATATGAATATATTGATTCGTACACTTTTGTTGACGAAAGAGCGAGGATACCTTCAGGTTGGCGCAGGAATCGTCGCCGATTCAAATCCAGATCAAGAATATGATGAGACGGTTCATAAAGCACAAGCGTTTTTTCAGGCCTTCACTCAAAAAGACGCAGGCTGA
- a CDS encoding AtpZ/AtpI family protein — MAPSQNPMFAGLGQAVRVSTDLLASLIVGGALGWLVDTYVLTSTPWALVVGLMLGLIAGIRNAYRTAQRWHS; from the coding sequence ATGGCACCTTCTCAGAACCCAATGTTTGCTGGGTTGGGACAGGCGGTCAGGGTCAGTACAGACCTGCTAGCCTCTCTCATCGTAGGGGGAGCACTTGGTTGGCTCGTTGACACATATGTGTTAACGTCTACACCATGGGCCCTGGTCGTTGGGCTTATGCTGGGTCTCATCGCTGGCATTCGAAACGCGTACAGGACAGCGCAACGGTGGCATTCGTAA